A genomic region of Echeneis naucrates chromosome 24, fEcheNa1.1, whole genome shotgun sequence contains the following coding sequences:
- the aldh8a1 gene encoding 2-aminomuconic semialdehyde dehydrogenase isoform X1 encodes MKASGQQRQYLVLENYIGGKFVHCENHIDSYDPSTGEVYCRVPDSGQEEVDAAVAAAKEAFPEWSACSPQQRAQVLNKLADLIEAHLEEFAQAESRDQGKTVAFARTVDIPRSAHNFRFFASSVLHHTTDCSQMDHMGCLNYTIRCPVGVAGLISPWNLPLYLLTWKIAPAIATGNTVVAKPSEMTSVTAWMMCKLMQQAGIPPGVVNIVFGTGPKAGDALVGHPNVPLISFTGSTATAQRITERSAPYCKKLSLELGGKNPAIIFADADLDQCIETTIRSSFSNQGEICLCTSRIYVERSIYSEFLERFVAATRKWKTGAPSDPSSNNGALISKEHLEKVRSFVALAKSEGGIIHCGEGVDQLDLPQQNNSGYFMPATVISGVSDSSRVMQEEIFGPVTCVSPFDTEEEAVSKGNGVRYGLACTVWSRDVGKIHRMARRLHTGLVWTNCWLVRDLNLPFGGMKHSGVGREGGKDSYHFFTEVKTVAIKH; translated from the exons ATGAAGGCCTCTGGGCAGCAGCGCCAGTATCTGGTTCTGGAGAACTACATTGGAGGGAAGTTTGTCCACTGTGAGAATCACATTGACTCCTATGACCCATCCACTGGAGAGGTCTACTGCAGAGTACCTGACAGCGGCCAGGAGGAG GTGGATGCGGCGGTGGCCGCAGCCAAAGAAGCCTTCCCTGAATGGTCTGCCTGCAGCCCACAGCAGCGAGCGCAGGTCCTCAACAAGCTGGCTGATCTGATCGAAGCCCACTTGGAGGAGTTTGCCCAAGCTGAGTCCAGAGACCAAG GGAAAACGGTGGCATTTGCGCGGACTGTGGACATTCCCCGATCTGCACACAACTTCCGCTTCTTTGCATCATCGGTGCTCCACCACACCACCGACTGCAGCCAGATGGACCACATGGGCTGCCTGAACTACACCATCCGCTGCCCTGTGGGAGTAG CTGGTCTCATCAGCCCCTGGAATCTCCCTCTGTACCTGCTGACCTGGAAGATTGCGCCTGCGATTGCAACAGGAAACACTGTGGTGGCCAAACCCAGTGAGATGACATCTGTGACCGCCTGGATGATGTGCAAGTTGATGCAACAGGCCG GTATTCCTCCCGGAGTAGTCAACATTGTATTCGGCACTGGTCCCAAAGCAGGTGATGCCCTTGTTGGCCATCCCAACGTCCCACTGATCTCCTTCACTGGTTCAACAGCAACTGCCCAGCGAATCACTGAAAGGAGTGCCCCCTACTGTAAGAAGCTCTCCCTGGAGCTCGGCGGTAAAAACCCAGCTATTATTTTTGCTGACGCTGACCTGGACCAGTGCATCGAGACCACAATTCGCTCCAGCTTCTCCAATCAG GGAGAAATCTGTTTGTGTACCAGTAGGATTTATGTTGAGAGGAGTATCTACTCCGAGTTCCTGGAAAGATTTGTGGCTGCCACCAGGAAGTGGAAGACCGGTGCTCCTTCTGACCCGAGCAGCAACAACGGAGCTCTCATCAGCAAAGAGCACCTGGAAAAG GTTCGAAGCTTTGTAGCACTTGCAAAATCTGAAGGTGGCATCATCCACTGTGGTGAAGGGGTCGACCAGCTGGACCTGCCTCAACAAAACAACTCTGGCTACTTCATGCCAGCCACTGTCATCTCAGGCGTATCCGACAGTTCCCGTGTCATGCAGGAGGAGATCTTTGGCCCTGTGACCTGTGTTAGCCCCTTTGACACAGAAGAGGAAGCTGTATCCAAGGGCAATGGGGTACGTTATGGTCTTGCCTGCACCGTCTGGTCCCGAGACGTGGGGAAGATTCACCGGATGGCCAGGAGGTTACACACAGGTTTGGTTTGGACCAACTGCTGGCTGGTGAGGGATCTGAACTTGCCCTTTGGAGGGATGAAACACTCtggggtggggagggagggagggaaggattCCTACCACTTCTTCACCGAGGTAAAGACTGTCGCAATCAAACACTAA
- the aldh8a1 gene encoding 2-aminomuconic semialdehyde dehydrogenase isoform X2, producing the protein MKASGQQRQYLVLENYIGGKFVHCENHIDSYDPSTGEVYCRVPDSGQEEVDAAVAAAKEAFPEWSACSPQQRAQVLNKLADLIEAHLEEFAQAESRDQGKTVAFARTVDIPRSAHNFRFFASSVLHHTTDCSQMDHMGCLNYTIRCPVGVGIPPGVVNIVFGTGPKAGDALVGHPNVPLISFTGSTATAQRITERSAPYCKKLSLELGGKNPAIIFADADLDQCIETTIRSSFSNQGEICLCTSRIYVERSIYSEFLERFVAATRKWKTGAPSDPSSNNGALISKEHLEKVRSFVALAKSEGGIIHCGEGVDQLDLPQQNNSGYFMPATVISGVSDSSRVMQEEIFGPVTCVSPFDTEEEAVSKGNGVRYGLACTVWSRDVGKIHRMARRLHTGLVWTNCWLVRDLNLPFGGMKHSGVGREGGKDSYHFFTEVKTVAIKH; encoded by the exons ATGAAGGCCTCTGGGCAGCAGCGCCAGTATCTGGTTCTGGAGAACTACATTGGAGGGAAGTTTGTCCACTGTGAGAATCACATTGACTCCTATGACCCATCCACTGGAGAGGTCTACTGCAGAGTACCTGACAGCGGCCAGGAGGAG GTGGATGCGGCGGTGGCCGCAGCCAAAGAAGCCTTCCCTGAATGGTCTGCCTGCAGCCCACAGCAGCGAGCGCAGGTCCTCAACAAGCTGGCTGATCTGATCGAAGCCCACTTGGAGGAGTTTGCCCAAGCTGAGTCCAGAGACCAAG GGAAAACGGTGGCATTTGCGCGGACTGTGGACATTCCCCGATCTGCACACAACTTCCGCTTCTTTGCATCATCGGTGCTCCACCACACCACCGACTGCAGCCAGATGGACCACATGGGCTGCCTGAACTACACCATCCGCTGCCCTGTGGGAGTAG GTATTCCTCCCGGAGTAGTCAACATTGTATTCGGCACTGGTCCCAAAGCAGGTGATGCCCTTGTTGGCCATCCCAACGTCCCACTGATCTCCTTCACTGGTTCAACAGCAACTGCCCAGCGAATCACTGAAAGGAGTGCCCCCTACTGTAAGAAGCTCTCCCTGGAGCTCGGCGGTAAAAACCCAGCTATTATTTTTGCTGACGCTGACCTGGACCAGTGCATCGAGACCACAATTCGCTCCAGCTTCTCCAATCAG GGAGAAATCTGTTTGTGTACCAGTAGGATTTATGTTGAGAGGAGTATCTACTCCGAGTTCCTGGAAAGATTTGTGGCTGCCACCAGGAAGTGGAAGACCGGTGCTCCTTCTGACCCGAGCAGCAACAACGGAGCTCTCATCAGCAAAGAGCACCTGGAAAAG GTTCGAAGCTTTGTAGCACTTGCAAAATCTGAAGGTGGCATCATCCACTGTGGTGAAGGGGTCGACCAGCTGGACCTGCCTCAACAAAACAACTCTGGCTACTTCATGCCAGCCACTGTCATCTCAGGCGTATCCGACAGTTCCCGTGTCATGCAGGAGGAGATCTTTGGCCCTGTGACCTGTGTTAGCCCCTTTGACACAGAAGAGGAAGCTGTATCCAAGGGCAATGGGGTACGTTATGGTCTTGCCTGCACCGTCTGGTCCCGAGACGTGGGGAAGATTCACCGGATGGCCAGGAGGTTACACACAGGTTTGGTTTGGACCAACTGCTGGCTGGTGAGGGATCTGAACTTGCCCTTTGGAGGGATGAAACACTCtggggtggggagggagggagggaaggattCCTACCACTTCTTCACCGAGGTAAAGACTGTCGCAATCAAACACTAA
- the aldh8a1 gene encoding 2-aminomuconic semialdehyde dehydrogenase isoform X3 gives MKASGQQRQYLVLENYIGGKFVHCENHIDSYDPSTGEVYCRVPDSGQEEVDAAVAAAKEAFPEWSACSPQQRAQVLNKLADLIEAHLEEFAQAESRDQGKTVAFARTVDIPRSAHNFRFFASSVLHHTTDCSQMDHMGCLNYTIRCPVGVAGLISPWNLPLYLLTWKIAPAIATGNTVVAKPSEMTSVTAWMMCKLMQQAGIPPGVVNIVFGTGPKAGDALVGHPNVPLISFTGSTATAQRITERSAPYCKKLSLELGGKNPAIIFADADLDQCIETTIRSSFSNQVRSFVALAKSEGGIIHCGEGVDQLDLPQQNNSGYFMPATVISGVSDSSRVMQEEIFGPVTCVSPFDTEEEAVSKGNGVRYGLACTVWSRDVGKIHRMARRLHTGLVWTNCWLVRDLNLPFGGMKHSGVGREGGKDSYHFFTEVKTVAIKH, from the exons ATGAAGGCCTCTGGGCAGCAGCGCCAGTATCTGGTTCTGGAGAACTACATTGGAGGGAAGTTTGTCCACTGTGAGAATCACATTGACTCCTATGACCCATCCACTGGAGAGGTCTACTGCAGAGTACCTGACAGCGGCCAGGAGGAG GTGGATGCGGCGGTGGCCGCAGCCAAAGAAGCCTTCCCTGAATGGTCTGCCTGCAGCCCACAGCAGCGAGCGCAGGTCCTCAACAAGCTGGCTGATCTGATCGAAGCCCACTTGGAGGAGTTTGCCCAAGCTGAGTCCAGAGACCAAG GGAAAACGGTGGCATTTGCGCGGACTGTGGACATTCCCCGATCTGCACACAACTTCCGCTTCTTTGCATCATCGGTGCTCCACCACACCACCGACTGCAGCCAGATGGACCACATGGGCTGCCTGAACTACACCATCCGCTGCCCTGTGGGAGTAG CTGGTCTCATCAGCCCCTGGAATCTCCCTCTGTACCTGCTGACCTGGAAGATTGCGCCTGCGATTGCAACAGGAAACACTGTGGTGGCCAAACCCAGTGAGATGACATCTGTGACCGCCTGGATGATGTGCAAGTTGATGCAACAGGCCG GTATTCCTCCCGGAGTAGTCAACATTGTATTCGGCACTGGTCCCAAAGCAGGTGATGCCCTTGTTGGCCATCCCAACGTCCCACTGATCTCCTTCACTGGTTCAACAGCAACTGCCCAGCGAATCACTGAAAGGAGTGCCCCCTACTGTAAGAAGCTCTCCCTGGAGCTCGGCGGTAAAAACCCAGCTATTATTTTTGCTGACGCTGACCTGGACCAGTGCATCGAGACCACAATTCGCTCCAGCTTCTCCAATCAG GTTCGAAGCTTTGTAGCACTTGCAAAATCTGAAGGTGGCATCATCCACTGTGGTGAAGGGGTCGACCAGCTGGACCTGCCTCAACAAAACAACTCTGGCTACTTCATGCCAGCCACTGTCATCTCAGGCGTATCCGACAGTTCCCGTGTCATGCAGGAGGAGATCTTTGGCCCTGTGACCTGTGTTAGCCCCTTTGACACAGAAGAGGAAGCTGTATCCAAGGGCAATGGGGTACGTTATGGTCTTGCCTGCACCGTCTGGTCCCGAGACGTGGGGAAGATTCACCGGATGGCCAGGAGGTTACACACAGGTTTGGTTTGGACCAACTGCTGGCTGGTGAGGGATCTGAACTTGCCCTTTGGAGGGATGAAACACTCtggggtggggagggagggagggaaggattCCTACCACTTCTTCACCGAGGTAAAGACTGTCGCAATCAAACACTAA